The following proteins are co-located in the Candidatus Methanogranum gryphiswaldense genome:
- a CDS encoding pirin family protein, translating to MHWDVEDPFTFVSHHEDDYPEGNSQQAPPLSEIAGRDLGRDYDMRFGFRMYHGKVVPGFPAHAHWGYETITIPEKGYVDHFDNLGNQGRYGFGDVQWLTASSRYQHCEMYPLTSSEKRNPNDITQIMMNLPMDKKNKDTTLNNIWSENVPVIENEDYSIKIIAGEFNGKKAIIPNKDSWAADESHHVRILRISIDAGRSMTIPAVSSKINRNLYAVSGSGIKIEKSTFSSNMRFKLPGDQDVTFTNGVSNAVLWLLEGEPINEKQTTFGPVILKNDKDVRDALDEIRRKQYEDWPWDVIDKAQPKDTGRFIRYADGREERP from the coding sequence ATGCATTGGGACGTAGAAGACCCGTTCACTTTTGTTTCGCATCATGAAGATGACTATCCAGAAGGGAATTCTCAACAAGCACCTCCTCTATCAGAAATAGCTGGCAGAGACCTAGGAAGAGATTATGACATGAGATTTGGTTTCAGAATGTACCATGGAAAGGTCGTACCGGGATTTCCTGCACATGCACATTGGGGATATGAAACAATAACGATCCCTGAAAAGGGATATGTCGATCACTTCGATAATCTAGGCAATCAGGGAAGATATGGCTTTGGAGATGTCCAGTGGTTGACAGCTAGCAGCAGATACCAACACTGTGAGATGTATCCTCTTACTTCTTCGGAAAAAAGGAATCCAAATGATATCACACAGATCATGATGAATCTCCCAATGGATAAAAAGAACAAGGATACTACATTGAACAATATCTGGTCAGAAAATGTTCCAGTTATAGAAAATGAAGATTATTCAATAAAGATCATAGCCGGAGAATTCAACGGGAAGAAAGCAATCATACCGAATAAAGATTCATGGGCAGCAGATGAATCCCATCATGTAAGGATCTTGAGGATCTCCATCGATGCAGGAAGAAGCATGACCATTCCGGCAGTTTCTTCAAAAATTAACAGAAATCTTTATGCTGTATCAGGATCCGGCATAAAGATTGAGAAATCCACATTCTCGTCCAATATGAGATTCAAACTACCTGGAGATCAAGATGTCACATTCACCAACGGCGTATCCAATGCTGTTCTTTGGCTACTTGAGGGCGAGCCTATCAATGAAAAACAGACAACCTTCGGCCCTGTGATCCTAAAGAACGACAAAGATGTCAGGGATGCCCTCGATGAGATCAGAAGGAAGCAGTACGAGGATTGGCCTTGGGATGTGATCGACAAAGCTCAACCCAAAGATACTGGTAGATTCATTCGATATGCTGACGGAAGGGAAGAACGCCCATGA
- a CDS encoding GTPase domain-containing protein: MNKFNMKLFAVPFAITAVYMTLCLVCTITSIQENSVFDFCLFDPMKVGTLGVANAYVSLSDIFPEAVWNAFAELPNALLDLIDGVMGDYVKRADMAVAFTIIGFILVIAGMLSKVARNCQKKDDSREFMFTTRPHAVLKAAAMPWDIFPAMYSHKYVPVIVPIFFLPFIILFALFSMIIILVIFLIEKAVVGVMAKSAYNKDKKEYDALTQYAVCPKCKRKYYQPNVKCKCGLVFEYPVPGVYGIKEHYCVKGHAVPCNNNNGARSKLNMVCPYCNGEIKTHEARPIVFSMVGAEGSGKTTLIVSAAETVCDAAKKKGLYADTSKGISPAVQGSKDAVAPTIMGELDSECLFVWSREIHDRELVFNDISGKEFEPTDDRSLFQEYYKYSDGFIFAIDPLAVIAFYNSNSTFKSNKTTVTSTLESFYQIYTLINGYGPSVRSAVPMAVVLTKMDNPRVSSAVNAEGSPEAFLEKYGQENFVKIVKSTFDNVKYFSVASLGSNSNAIEPFKWVIDQKDEDFKKIL, encoded by the coding sequence ATGAATAAGTTCAACATGAAACTTTTCGCAGTGCCATTTGCGATCACCGCAGTATACATGACATTATGTCTTGTCTGCACTATCACTTCAATACAAGAGAATTCGGTCTTTGATTTTTGTCTGTTCGATCCGATGAAGGTAGGTACATTGGGCGTAGCAAATGCATATGTCAGCCTTTCTGATATATTCCCAGAAGCTGTTTGGAATGCCTTTGCAGAATTGCCGAACGCTCTTCTGGATCTTATTGACGGAGTGATGGGCGATTATGTGAAGAGAGCTGATATGGCAGTCGCGTTCACCATCATCGGATTCATTCTTGTGATTGCAGGCATGTTGTCAAAGGTTGCTAGAAACTGTCAGAAGAAGGACGATTCCCGTGAGTTCATGTTCACAACCCGTCCTCATGCGGTCCTTAAGGCAGCGGCGATGCCATGGGATATCTTCCCCGCAATGTATTCACACAAATACGTCCCTGTAATAGTGCCGATCTTCTTCTTGCCATTCATCATATTGTTTGCTTTGTTTTCGATGATAATCATACTTGTAATATTCCTTATCGAAAAGGCTGTCGTCGGCGTTATGGCCAAATCAGCGTATAACAAGGATAAGAAAGAATATGATGCGCTCACTCAGTACGCAGTCTGTCCCAAATGTAAGAGGAAATATTATCAGCCCAATGTAAAGTGTAAATGCGGTCTGGTCTTTGAATATCCTGTTCCAGGTGTTTATGGTATAAAAGAACATTATTGTGTCAAAGGACATGCTGTACCATGCAACAACAATAATGGGGCCAGATCCAAATTGAATATGGTATGTCCTTACTGTAACGGAGAGATAAAGACCCATGAAGCTAGACCTATTGTGTTCTCAATGGTGGGTGCTGAGGGTTCTGGAAAGACCACTTTGATTGTATCTGCGGCAGAGACAGTGTGCGATGCGGCAAAGAAGAAGGGATTATATGCCGACACATCAAAAGGGATCTCTCCTGCAGTTCAAGGATCAAAAGATGCGGTGGCACCTACAATCATGGGCGAATTGGATTCTGAATGTTTATTCGTCTGGTCCAGAGAAATACATGATAGAGAATTGGTTTTCAATGACATCTCTGGTAAGGAGTTTGAACCCACGGACGATAGGTCTCTTTTCCAGGAGTACTACAAATACAGCGATGGTTTCATTTTCGCCATCGATCCGTTAGCCGTCATAGCGTTCTACAATTCGAACTCGACTTTCAAAAGCAATAAGACCACGGTGACAAGCACATTGGAATCTTTTTACCAGATCTACACGTTGATCAATGGGTATGGTCCCTCCGTTAGGTCGGCTGTCCCTATGGCTGTTGTATTGACGAAGATGGACAATCCTCGTGTGAGTTCTGCTGTGAATGCAGAAGGTTCTCCTGAGGCGTTCCTGGAGAAGTATGGTCAGGAGAATTTTGTCAAGATCGTCAAATCTACGTTCGATAATGTAAAATATTTCTCTGTCGCGTCGTTGGGTAGCAATTCCAATGCGATCGAGCCATTCAAATGGGTGATCGATCAGAAGGATGAGGATTTCAAAAAGATACTCTGA
- a CDS encoding DUF2188 domain-containing protein, with protein sequence MNDTKGPKIWHITKRSDDGMWQIKAEGASRATKLFKTKAEAEDHVKTLKKNNEGSRVVPHKKDGKYQKK encoded by the coding sequence ATGAACGATACCAAAGGACCCAAAATATGGCACATAACAAAACGTTCTGATGACGGAATGTGGCAAATAAAGGCGGAAGGCGCTTCAAGGGCAACAAAACTTTTCAAAACAAAAGCTGAAGCCGAGGATCATGTCAAAACCTTGAAGAAAAATAACGAAGGTTCACGCGTGGTCCCGCATAAAAAAGATGGAAAATATCAGAAGAAGTAA
- a CDS encoding Hsp70 family protein, with amino-acid sequence MKVGIDLGTTHCSVAVYDKKTTKTEIIPNAFGKDITPSVICFLEKGEILIGEDAKDMQAGGAGIIAAAFKRGMGDNSFTVEAFGKVYTAEQLSGMLLKEVIKEAEEKSGQKIDSAVITVPAYFNDFQRKATIRAGESCGIKVLKIVNEPTAAAISYGYNRSVDKTVMVYDLGGGTFDVTIVKIKGGNIVVIGTDGNHLLGGKDWDSVITKYICDKFQEEFGMDPRENESKKNELIVASENYKKILTKADNVAIQLKYEGHAGKYTLTREEFDLKTQHLLNATRDVVLKLMDDLQMKWEDIDEVLLVGGSSRMPQVPKFLKKLTGKDNVIEHSDTDLAVAKGAAIVSELYTSDKIGLSDQKVTDVTAHSLGALSTSVDGKRYINEIMIKKNSKVPVNVKKSFKIAEGNLTDRIEVYTLQGESKNPLDCYVLAKVVITGFCNVGNGTLVDIEYTYDDNGVVKVNAYQDGEALNVDAEAVPDDISWMGEAPGARRSDAPISRNIAICVDLSRSMKISLDEVKDSIRDFVSSVSNENTKVALIGFGDKVKVIRELTADSNTIITSLDDLNVNMLGRGTDASPLGTAQAVLSGKPGAKMVLVLTDGIWGKRDTAVSEAITCRTGGITIVAVGFSEADTSFLRQIATVEEGAMFTTLDKLGDTFSTIAMAINTGAMGLRESGEKAKLQH; translated from the coding sequence ATGAAGGTAGGAATCGACCTTGGAACAACTCACTGCTCAGTAGCAGTTTACGATAAGAAAACAACAAAAACAGAAATCATTCCAAACGCGTTTGGAAAGGACATTACGCCGTCAGTTATTTGTTTCCTCGAAAAAGGGGAAATCCTGATCGGAGAAGATGCCAAAGACATGCAGGCTGGCGGTGCAGGTATCATCGCAGCGGCCTTCAAACGTGGAATGGGAGACAATAGCTTTACAGTTGAGGCCTTCGGAAAGGTCTACACGGCAGAACAGCTCTCAGGGATGCTTTTGAAAGAAGTAATAAAAGAAGCGGAAGAAAAATCTGGACAAAAGATCGATTCCGCCGTAATAACTGTACCCGCATACTTCAACGATTTCCAGAGAAAAGCGACAATACGCGCCGGAGAATCCTGCGGAATAAAGGTCCTGAAGATCGTCAACGAACCCACTGCGGCCGCTATATCTTACGGATACAACCGTTCTGTCGATAAAACAGTCATGGTGTACGACCTCGGAGGAGGAACCTTTGATGTCACTATCGTCAAGATAAAAGGCGGAAACATTGTAGTGATTGGAACAGATGGAAACCACCTCCTTGGAGGAAAAGACTGGGATTCAGTCATAACAAAATACATCTGTGACAAATTCCAGGAAGAGTTCGGAATGGACCCCAGAGAGAACGAGTCTAAAAAGAACGAACTAATTGTTGCTTCAGAGAATTACAAGAAGATCCTTACTAAAGCCGACAATGTTGCAATTCAATTAAAATACGAAGGTCACGCTGGAAAATACACTCTCACACGTGAAGAATTCGACCTTAAAACACAACACCTTCTCAATGCTACAAGGGATGTCGTCCTGAAATTAATGGACGATCTTCAGATGAAATGGGAAGATATCGATGAGGTCCTCTTGGTAGGAGGATCCTCAAGGATGCCACAGGTACCCAAATTCCTCAAAAAACTCACAGGAAAGGACAACGTCATAGAGCACAGTGATACCGATCTTGCCGTGGCAAAAGGAGCAGCCATAGTCTCTGAACTTTACACAAGCGATAAGATTGGACTATCTGATCAGAAGGTCACTGATGTTACAGCACATAGTCTCGGTGCCCTTTCAACCAGTGTCGATGGAAAAAGATACATCAACGAGATCATGATCAAAAAGAACTCAAAAGTTCCTGTTAATGTCAAAAAATCATTTAAGATCGCAGAAGGTAACCTAACAGACAGGATCGAAGTCTACACACTTCAGGGTGAAAGCAAGAACCCACTAGACTGCTATGTCCTAGCAAAAGTCGTTATTACTGGATTTTGCAACGTTGGTAACGGAACACTCGTCGATATCGAATACACATACGACGACAACGGTGTCGTGAAGGTCAACGCATATCAGGACGGAGAAGCACTCAATGTAGATGCTGAAGCCGTTCCAGACGATATCTCTTGGATGGGAGAAGCACCCGGAGCAAGGCGCTCGGATGCCCCGATCTCGAGGAACATCGCCATATGTGTGGATCTGTCCAGAAGTATGAAGATCTCATTGGATGAAGTGAAAGATAGTATCAGGGACTTTGTTTCAAGTGTTTCCAACGAGAACACCAAGGTCGCATTGATCGGATTTGGTGACAAGGTCAAGGTCATAAGAGAACTTACTGCAGACTCCAACACGATAATCACTTCGTTAGATGACCTTAATGTTAACATGCTCGGAAGAGGAACGGATGCCAGTCCCCTTGGAACTGCACAAGCCGTACTCAGTGGAAAGCCTGGTGCGAAGATGGTGCTCGTCCTTACAGATGGAATCTGGGGTAAGAGGGACACAGCTGTCTCTGAAGCCATCACATGCAGAACAGGCGGCATAACCATCGTCGCAGTTGGATTCTCTGAGGCAGATACATCTTTCCTCAGACAGATTGCCACTGTTGAAGAAGGAGCCATGTTCACGACCCTTGACAAACTAGGAGATACGTTCAGCACCATCGCCATGGCCATCAACACAGGTGCCATGGGACTACGCGAAAGCGGAGAGAAGGCTAAACTTCAGCACTGA
- a CDS encoding metalloregulator ArsR/SmtB family transcription factor — translation MLPTDCRMKPEDIDKARMSMLNAHMVDDVSGLFKIFGDSTRIRILWTLDTVEEMCVCGLSETLSMSISAVSHQLRILKDADLIKGRRDGKNIYYSLCDHHVKLILEMALEHRREGRE, via the coding sequence ATGTTACCGACAGACTGTAGAATGAAACCCGAAGATATTGACAAAGCCCGCATGTCGATGTTGAATGCCCATATGGTTGATGACGTTTCTGGATTATTCAAAATTTTTGGAGATAGTACCAGGATAAGGATATTATGGACATTGGACACCGTGGAAGAGATGTGCGTTTGTGGATTAAGTGAAACCCTCAGTATGTCGATATCTGCTGTATCGCACCAGCTGAGGATACTGAAGGATGCTGATCTTATCAAAGGGAGACGTGACGGCAAGAACATCTACTATTCTCTTTGTGACCACCATGTAAAATTGATTTTGGAGATGGCTTTGGAACACAGAAGAGAGGGTAGGGAATGA
- a CDS encoding pseudouridine synthase, which produces MEEIQGNEGTRLNKFISEAGVASRRASDRLIEDGHVTIDGRKAVLGDKVFPDSVVCVDGKQISREEEDIILAFYKPVGITCTSNPEDKNNVIDYIGYHKRIYSIGRLDKDSEGLLLLTNNGELADGIMRSRAEHEKEYLVEVSKDITPAFLKGMSEGVPIIEGKVTKKCFVEQTGPREFRIILRQGLNRQIRRMCDYFGYDVVRLVRVRIMNITTKGLKEGRHRNISKIERDELYDQLGLKK; this is translated from the coding sequence ATGGAAGAGATACAGGGAAATGAAGGCACCCGTCTCAATAAATTCATAAGCGAAGCAGGAGTAGCATCCAGAAGAGCATCTGACAGGCTTATAGAGGATGGGCATGTTACGATCGATGGAAGAAAGGCCGTCCTAGGTGACAAGGTGTTTCCAGACTCAGTTGTGTGTGTAGACGGTAAACAGATATCCAGAGAAGAAGAGGACATCATACTTGCATTCTATAAGCCAGTAGGCATAACATGTACCTCCAATCCAGAGGATAAAAATAATGTCATCGACTACATAGGATATCATAAACGCATCTATTCCATCGGAAGACTTGATAAGGATTCTGAAGGTCTTTTGTTGTTGACCAACAACGGTGAACTTGCTGATGGCATCATGCGTTCTCGTGCTGAGCACGAGAAGGAATATCTTGTGGAGGTCAGCAAAGATATAACGCCCGCATTTCTAAAGGGGATGTCAGAAGGTGTACCTATTATTGAGGGGAAGGTCACAAAGAAATGTTTTGTCGAACAGACAGGACCAAGGGAATTTAGGATAATACTGAGACAGGGACTCAATAGACAAATACGTCGCATGTGTGATTATTTTGGATATGATGTTGTCAGACTTGTACGTGTAAGGATCATGAACATAACGACAAAGGGTCTTAAAGAAGGAAGACACAGGAATATTTCTAAGATCGAACGTGATGAGTTGTACGATCAACTCGGTTTAAAAAAGTAA
- a CDS encoding peptidyl-prolyl cis-trans isomerase: MVKQVNCAHILVATEKEAKDLKTQIEGGAKFEDLAKSKSKCPSGKKGGDLGWFGRGQMVAPFETAAFNAKKGDLVGPVKTDFGWHLILVKDQK, encoded by the coding sequence ATGGTAAAACAGGTTAATTGCGCACACATACTCGTGGCAACTGAAAAAGAAGCTAAAGACCTAAAAACACAAATTGAAGGCGGTGCCAAATTTGAGGATCTGGCAAAGAGCAAATCAAAATGCCCTTCAGGTAAAAAAGGTGGGGATCTGGGATGGTTCGGCCGCGGACAGATGGTCGCACCTTTTGAGACCGCAGCTTTCAATGCAAAAAAAGGAGATCTCGTTGGACCTGTCAAAACGGACTTCGGATGGCATCTCATTCTTGTAAAAGACCAGAAATAA
- a CDS encoding Hsp70 family protein: MKMAEKYLIGIDLGTTYSCLAYIDENGEPIVEKNFEQEDTTPSVILFNDNGEIIIGSPAKDMSMMYAPERTISAIKRHIGTDYEVDIDGEKYTPVTLSASILKKMINDFNDNHGCDIKKAVIGCPAYFGQKERDATKTAGKVAGLEEVTLINEPTAAAISFGLGSDGSKKRVLVYDLGGGTFDVTVLEIEGQSFTAVSTDGERLLGGKDWDAIITKLIKQKVMTDAGVEEYELDEDDEVKQSLVLDSETIKKRLSTAESTKGTLNVGGKKVVYTITREEFENASAPLMQTTLDIIEKTLTSKKFTIKDIDTVLLVGGSSRMPQVKNGITKKYPTADVKIFDPDQSVAKGAAMFAKSAAWGADGTSKVAEPKLDNSGKVIEAPIVAGEISVHNVLSKSFGIKVTYDDDSEKISNIIFRNEVLPIVQINTYYPQEDNQTSIKVEIYENGAYNKEEGKKVDLIEGYPVGDFEMELPENVTRDTPITVKFVATDEGILIAYVDCLDVHTEYQLQNKLQMSDAEVNQAQGLMDKVTHAV; this comes from the coding sequence ATGAAAATGGCAGAGAAATATTTAATCGGAATCGACCTTGGAACGACATATTCATGTCTTGCTTACATCGATGAGAACGGCGAGCCAATCGTAGAAAAGAATTTTGAACAAGAAGACACCACACCATCGGTAATCCTGTTCAATGACAACGGAGAGATCATAATAGGATCTCCTGCAAAGGACATGTCCATGATGTATGCCCCTGAGAGGACAATATCGGCCATCAAAAGACACATAGGAACTGACTATGAAGTTGATATTGATGGCGAGAAATACACACCAGTCACATTATCTGCTTCCATTCTCAAAAAAATGATCAACGACTTTAACGACAACCACGGCTGCGACATCAAAAAAGCGGTCATCGGCTGCCCTGCGTACTTCGGACAGAAAGAAAGAGATGCCACGAAGACAGCAGGAAAGGTCGCTGGATTGGAAGAAGTAACGCTCATCAACGAACCTACCGCAGCAGCGATCTCATTTGGATTGGGATCGGACGGTTCCAAGAAAAGAGTCCTTGTCTATGACCTTGGAGGAGGAACCTTTGATGTGACCGTCCTCGAGATCGAGGGACAATCTTTTACTGCGGTCTCAACCGATGGAGAAAGACTTCTTGGAGGAAAGGACTGGGATGCGATCATTACAAAACTGATCAAACAAAAGGTCATGACCGATGCAGGCGTAGAAGAATACGAACTCGATGAAGATGATGAAGTAAAACAATCACTTGTCCTGGACTCAGAAACGATCAAGAAGAGACTGTCCACAGCGGAATCCACAAAAGGAACGCTCAATGTAGGCGGAAAAAAGGTAGTCTACACCATAACCCGCGAAGAATTCGAGAATGCCAGTGCACCTCTGATGCAGACCACATTGGACATCATTGAGAAAACCCTGACCTCTAAGAAATTCACGATAAAGGATATTGACACCGTACTTCTGGTCGGAGGATCCTCAAGGATGCCCCAAGTAAAGAACGGTATCACAAAGAAATATCCCACCGCTGACGTCAAGATCTTCGATCCAGACCAATCTGTAGCCAAAGGAGCAGCAATGTTCGCAAAATCTGCAGCATGGGGAGCCGACGGTACCTCCAAAGTAGCAGAACCAAAGCTTGACAACTCTGGAAAGGTAATTGAAGCACCAATTGTCGCAGGAGAGATCTCGGTTCACAACGTACTGAGTAAATCCTTCGGAATCAAAGTCACATACGATGATGATTCTGAGAAGATCTCTAACATAATCTTCAGGAACGAGGTACTGCCAATAGTGCAGATCAACACCTACTACCCACAAGAAGACAACCAGACCTCGATAAAGGTCGAAATCTATGAGAACGGTGCCTACAACAAGGAAGAAGGCAAAAAAGTAGATCTTATCGAGGGATACCCTGTAGGAGATTTCGAGATGGAACTACCCGAGAATGTTACAAGGGATACACCCATCACAGTGAAATTCGTCGCAACCGATGAAGGAATCCTCATAGCATACGTTGACTGCCTTGACGTGCACACAGAGTATCAGCTCCAGAACAAACTCCAGATGTCCGATGCCGAAGTCAACCAGGCACAGGGATTGATGGACAAAGTTACCCACGCGGTCTAA
- a CDS encoding zinc ribbon domain-containing protein, whose protein sequence is MANDRENYCRLIGLNPNKVSTYSPESIESKIDEKEKKWIKEFKDKQNDLDRRFVIGKILELVPDMHKVMSDPALKAKEFADGRRVLAAKASKLNKDSIILHDGTRILLPGTADALVKKLGWDNISKADLIEAAGIKDISPAQIVNPRVANAFAGMRDVGAYMPTDVLNELIDNASLEINVNRLREGCSLSDMRNAFEICEKRVANVKQDVLPTQDSYIQTLRAIKTILEDDPAMMLLMKYGNCMKILAPAMSTMDEDYGQPFSREYIDNLLNAYVRGTDADMNMSVAILEDYCIKKKYLSNFSTKDSKLIICPNCGGMTESGGNAMCCSICGFSIKTKCPNCNTEQSSGNKTCIKCGFDFQDSLNKAKVIEERFKKNLESGLLQKADEDLKNLKKTYSTYPNISELSQDLATSMAKYDTTVKNIEQSYKMKKFKSCQMYCEKAINDFPYIIENDVELRKKYEESIQRVTDAETLCKKAEETKDEDAKMALFVSAAERCPDHPATKAKMMGYPPESPADATIQIREGKALLKFAIPEERKNTTFCIYRAHDRLPTVNEDTEPLTEIPNSVYLDKTMDPGIDYYYSVYSKRYGILSKEAASCGPITVFVEVENVIIEPIGGGLRISYEKPKGCSKVRIWRKEGTNTAGTGDEIELNHNGVIPFDDYGLVGGVKYYYLFVAEYENKGKIERSMGSAFSGTTIKFPDPVRDMEVRWNKSDGSFTAKWKSKEQVSLYYSPKKVTMYGRMIQLSDLNSWMKEVQPLETYEDGMRFMLPDGAVHYIYPMISAGNVAVRGKDVMVANLKPFRDVEKKMSGNDCDLTMNWPNDAETAIIAIKDDSPVTDPNDITAERITVSREAYNSNKIVRIPMGNSKKRVATIFAQYDVDGERLYSRGMSINIFSGDYNKVKYKLEVEKASKVDSKILLSIETEPQIKELPAMCAICVSEGIPLKIWDGVNIWTSKTPTPLNNGKTVITFMAGPKLDLNKVRLFFLNEEEYHNFRFIHPLYKES, encoded by the coding sequence ATGGCTAATGACAGGGAAAATTACTGTCGTCTGATCGGACTCAATCCAAACAAAGTGAGTACGTACAGTCCAGAATCCATCGAATCCAAAATCGATGAGAAAGAGAAGAAGTGGATAAAGGAGTTCAAAGATAAACAGAACGACCTTGACCGCAGATTCGTAATAGGAAAGATCCTGGAACTAGTACCGGATATGCATAAGGTCATGAGCGACCCTGCTCTGAAGGCGAAGGAATTCGCTGACGGACGCAGGGTGCTCGCAGCCAAAGCATCCAAACTCAACAAGGATTCGATCATACTTCACGACGGCACTCGCATCTTGCTCCCAGGAACCGCTGATGCACTGGTCAAAAAACTAGGATGGGACAATATTTCAAAAGCGGATCTCATTGAGGCCGCTGGCATCAAGGACATCTCTCCTGCACAAATAGTGAATCCCAGGGTAGCAAATGCATTTGCAGGAATGAGGGACGTCGGCGCATATATGCCCACAGACGTGCTTAACGAACTCATTGATAATGCCAGTCTGGAGATCAATGTGAACAGACTTAGAGAGGGCTGTTCCCTGTCAGACATGAGAAATGCTTTCGAGATCTGTGAGAAAAGAGTAGCCAATGTGAAACAGGACGTCCTGCCAACACAGGACTCTTATATCCAGACCTTAAGGGCCATCAAAACAATATTGGAAGACGATCCTGCAATGATGCTTCTTATGAAGTATGGAAATTGTATGAAGATCTTGGCTCCAGCAATGAGTACGATGGATGAAGATTATGGACAACCATTCTCCAGAGAATACATCGATAATCTGCTAAATGCTTACGTAAGAGGCACAGACGCGGACATGAACATGTCCGTTGCCATACTTGAGGATTATTGTATAAAGAAAAAATATCTTTCCAATTTCTCAACAAAAGATAGCAAACTGATCATATGCCCCAATTGCGGTGGAATGACAGAAAGCGGTGGGAACGCCATGTGCTGTTCCATATGCGGATTCAGCATCAAGACCAAATGCCCTAACTGTAACACAGAGCAATCATCCGGTAACAAAACTTGTATAAAATGCGGATTTGACTTCCAAGATAGTCTTAACAAGGCAAAGGTAATAGAAGAGAGATTCAAAAAGAACTTGGAATCTGGATTGCTTCAAAAAGCAGATGAGGATCTCAAGAATCTTAAAAAAACCTATTCCACATATCCTAACATCAGTGAACTTTCCCAAGATCTAGCTACTTCTATGGCCAAATACGACACAACAGTAAAAAATATTGAACAGTCGTATAAAATGAAGAAATTCAAAAGCTGTCAGATGTACTGTGAAAAGGCTATCAATGATTTCCCGTATATCATTGAAAATGATGTTGAACTAAGAAAAAAATATGAGGAAAGTATACAACGGGTCACTGATGCAGAAACCCTTTGTAAGAAGGCAGAGGAAACAAAGGACGAGGATGCTAAAATGGCATTGTTCGTGTCTGCTGCCGAAAGATGTCCCGACCATCCTGCAACAAAAGCTAAGATGATGGGGTACCCACCAGAATCCCCAGCGGATGCAACCATTCAGATACGCGAAGGAAAAGCTTTGCTCAAATTCGCAATACCTGAAGAAAGAAAGAATACAACATTCTGCATTTACAGAGCACACGACAGACTTCCTACAGTGAATGAGGACACGGAACCTCTAACTGAGATCCCAAACAGCGTCTATTTAGACAAAACAATGGACCCAGGCATCGATTATTACTATTCAGTATACAGTAAACGTTACGGTATACTATCGAAGGAAGCTGCTAGCTGCGGTCCTATCACTGTATTCGTTGAGGTCGAAAACGTCATCATCGAACCTATCGGCGGAGGATTGCGGATAAGCTACGAAAAACCAAAAGGATGTTCAAAAGTACGTATCTGGAGAAAAGAAGGTACCAATACAGCAGGAACAGGTGACGAAATAGAACTTAACCATAACGGTGTAATTCCCTTCGATGATTACGGTCTCGTAGGCGGAGTGAAATACTACTATCTTTTCGTTGCAGAATATGAGAATAAAGGCAAAATAGAAAGGTCTATGGGATCAGCATTCTCAGGTACAACTATAAAATTCCCAGATCCAGTAAGAGATATGGAAGTACGCTGGAACAAATCAGATGGATCATTCACAGCAAAATGGAAGAGCAAAGAGCAGGTCAGTCTATATTATTCGCCTAAAAAAGTGACGATGTATGGACGCATGATCCAACTGAGCGATCTAAATTCTTGGATGAAAGAGGTCCAACCTCTCGAAACATACGAAGACGGTATGAGATTCATGCTTCCTGACGGAGCAGTGCACTACATATATCCCATGATCTCCGCGGGCAATGTGGCTGTAAGAGGAAAAGATGTGATGGTAGCAAACCTGAAACCTTTCAGGGACGTGGAGAAAAAAATGAGCGGGAACGACTGCGATCTGACCATGAATTGGCCAAATGATGCCGAAACAGCGATCATAGCGATCAAAGACGATTCACCGGTTACCGATCCCAATGATATCACTGCAGAAAGAATAACTGTCAGCCGTGAAGCCTACAATTCCAACAAAATAGTACGCATACCTATGGGCAACTCCAAAAAGAGAGTCGCTACCATCTTCGCCCAGTATGATGTCGACGGCGAAAGACTGTACTCTCGCGGTATGAGTATCAATATATTCTCGGGCGACTACAACAAAGTGAAATACAAACTAGAAGTAGAAAAAGCCTCCAAAGTAGACTCAAAGATCCTTCTAAGCATAGAGACCGAGCCTCAGATAAAAGAGTTACCAGCAATGTGCGCCATTTGCGTAAGCGAAGGCATACCTCTAAAAATCTGGGACGGAGTGAATATCTGGACAAGTAAGACCCCCACACCGTTGAACAACGGAAAAACAGTCATAACTTTTATGGCTGGACCAAAATTGGACCTGAATAAGGTAAGGTTGTTCTTCTTGAATGAGGAGGAATATCATAACTTCAGATTTATCCACCCACTCTACAAGGAGAGCTGA